A window from Ignavibacteriota bacterium encodes these proteins:
- the dnaE gene encoding DNA polymerase III subunit alpha, with protein sequence MCDFVHLHNHSHYSLQDAACTIDSLITATQKNKMHALALTDHGVMYGISEFYKKAKKASIKPIIGVEAYINFEGTRFEKNESTNPKKKSKQYNHLVLIAKNDIGYKNLIKLSTQGFTEGFYYKPRIDLELLREKSEGLICTSACLAGPVASHLLNGDYQKAKENSIILKEIFGDDFYLELQDHGQEEDKPVLEGIPKLSRELGIPMIATNDIHYIEKEHAIAHNILLLLSDKTGNKDYRDLRYRTDEIYFKSSEQMKDLFISYKGAIENTLAVEEKVNVSLDFEKFHYPIFPIPKESNAKDLDEYFEILAREGLNKRFSKLNTNIEDRFKYEVDIIKSMGYAGYFLITQDFINAAKNKKIPVGPGRGSAAGSLVAYSLGITNVNPLEYDLLFERFLNPSRKSMPDIDIDFADDQRGEVIDYVKEKYGENSVSQIITFNRLSSKAVLRDVARVLNIPIPTVNNITKWIPSKFGRVFTIDQALEEVPELRWVNDSDDENIQNLIKYAKILEGMNRNASKHAAGVVITPGEVSDLVPLASAGANGDLVTQYNMKELDSAGILKMDFLGLRTLTIIRDTIDLIEQTQNIKIDIDAIPIDDEKTYKLFWNGQTTGVFQFESAPMKEHLKNLKPTSIKDLSAMNALYRPGPMDFIPDFIDRKHGRKPIEYLHPSLEEILSETYGIIVYQEQVIQIANKIAGMTLAQADILRRAMGKKDLDEMQKQKSKFVDGAVKNNIPQKIAEEIFIVIDKFANYGFNKSHAVAYSVVAYQTAYLKANFTAEFLAANLTNEFGNPDKVTLLLEDCRKLKIHVMVPDINRPSVKFTVDKDKIVFGMSAIKNVGVNAVKAIEESHKNLGRNFKSIYDFTSNVDTRIVNKRALEGLVLAGAFDSVKGDRAKNFSSIESALSFGSKVQSTKETQKDSLFGDVEEITFSEPELPEVDSWDQKFALAKEREALGFYLSDHPLRKYEAEYNSFSTIKLGDPDTFNNLDFVRACGVVTSIRTRMDKSGKNMAFFTLDDFTGSCECIMFGKIYSEIGSLIVPESTIMVIGKLESSGDAVKLHAEDAISLDKVAQKFTKSLGILFDSEKHNPETVKKVKSVFDKNEGNIPVIVYVKINGSSKRFIINNKISISENLLNNLHNLLGDDAIAFQTM encoded by the coding sequence ATGTGTGATTTTGTACATTTACATAACCATTCGCATTACAGCTTGCAAGATGCAGCTTGCACAATTGATTCACTAATTACCGCAACACAAAAAAATAAAATGCATGCGCTTGCATTAACCGATCACGGCGTAATGTATGGCATTTCCGAATTTTATAAAAAAGCAAAAAAAGCAAGTATAAAACCAATTATTGGTGTGGAAGCTTACATCAATTTTGAAGGCACGCGTTTTGAAAAAAACGAAAGTACAAATCCAAAGAAAAAATCAAAACAATATAATCACCTTGTGCTAATTGCTAAAAATGATATTGGTTATAAAAATTTAATTAAACTTTCTACACAAGGTTTTACAGAAGGTTTTTATTACAAACCTCGAATTGATTTGGAGTTGTTACGCGAAAAATCTGAAGGATTAATTTGTACTTCGGCTTGTTTAGCCGGACCGGTTGCAAGTCATTTGCTAAATGGTGATTATCAAAAGGCAAAAGAAAATTCCATTATTTTGAAAGAAATTTTTGGCGATGATTTTTATTTGGAATTACAAGATCATGGTCAAGAAGAAGATAAACCGGTTTTAGAAGGGATTCCAAAACTTTCCAGAGAATTGGGAATTCCGATGATTGCAACTAACGATATTCATTATATAGAAAAAGAACACGCAATTGCACATAATATTTTACTACTACTTTCAGATAAAACCGGAAATAAAGATTATAGAGATTTAAGATATAGAACAGATGAAATTTATTTTAAATCTTCAGAGCAAATGAAAGATTTGTTTATTTCTTACAAAGGTGCAATTGAAAATACTTTAGCAGTTGAAGAAAAAGTAAATGTAAGTTTAGATTTTGAAAAATTTCACTATCCAATTTTTCCAATTCCCAAAGAATCAAACGCAAAAGATTTGGATGAATATTTTGAAATTCTTGCACGCGAAGGATTGAATAAAAGATTTTCTAAATTAAATACAAATATTGAAGATAGATTTAAATACGAAGTTGATATAATAAAATCAATGGGTTACGCCGGTTATTTTTTAATTACTCAAGATTTTATTAACGCCGCTAAGAATAAAAAAATTCCGGTTGGTCCGGGAAGAGGGAGTGCAGCGGGAAGTTTAGTCGCATATTCTTTGGGAATCACAAATGTAAATCCGCTTGAATATGATTTATTATTTGAGAGATTTTTAAATCCATCAAGAAAATCAATGCCCGATATCGATATTGATTTTGCTGATGATCAGCGTGGTGAAGTAATTGATTATGTAAAAGAAAAATATGGTGAAAATTCTGTAAGTCAAATTATTACTTTTAATCGACTCTCATCAAAAGCAGTTTTGCGTGATGTTGCGAGAGTATTAAATATTCCAATTCCCACTGTAAATAATATTACAAAATGGATTCCATCAAAGTTTGGCAGAGTTTTTACAATAGACCAAGCATTGGAAGAAGTTCCCGAATTAAGATGGGTTAATGATTCGGATGATGAAAATATTCAGAATCTTATTAAGTATGCAAAGATTTTGGAAGGCATGAACCGTAATGCCAGTAAGCACGCGGCTGGCGTTGTAATTACTCCGGGAGAAGTAAGTGATTTAGTTCCTTTAGCTTCTGCTGGTGCAAACGGTGATTTGGTTACTCAATATAATATGAAGGAATTGGATTCTGCCGGAATTCTGAAAATGGATTTTTTAGGATTGCGGACTTTAACAATTATCCGTGATACAATTGATTTAATTGAGCAAACACAAAATATAAAAATTGATATTGATGCTATTCCAATTGATGATGAAAAAACTTATAAATTATTTTGGAACGGACAAACAACCGGAGTGTTCCAGTTTGAATCTGCTCCGATGAAAGAACATTTAAAAAATTTAAAGCCGACATCAATAAAAGATTTATCCGCAATGAATGCTTTATATCGTCCGGGACCAATGGATTTCATTCCCGATTTTATTGATCGAAAGCATGGAAGGAAACCGATTGAATATTTACATCCTTCTTTGGAAGAAATTTTAAGTGAAACATATGGAATAATTGTTTATCAAGAGCAAGTAATTCAAATTGCAAATAAAATTGCCGGAATGACTTTAGCCCAAGCTGATATTCTAAGAAGAGCAATGGGAAAAAAAGATCTTGATGAAATGCAGAAACAAAAAAGTAAATTTGTTGATGGTGCCGTAAAAAATAATATTCCTCAAAAAATTGCGGAAGAAATTTTTATCGTAATTGATAAATTTGCAAATTACGGTTTTAATAAAAGTCACGCAGTTGCTTACTCCGTTGTAGCTTATCAAACTGCATATCTAAAAGCAAATTTTACTGCGGAATTTTTGGCAGCAAACTTAACAAACGAATTTGGCAATCCAGATAAAGTTACATTGCTTTTGGAAGATTGCAGAAAATTAAAAATTCATGTAATGGTTCCGGATATAAATCGCCCATCGGTTAAATTCACTGTTGATAAGGATAAAATTGTATTTGGAATGTCAGCAATAAAAAATGTTGGAGTAAATGCTGTTAAAGCAATTGAAGAATCCCATAAAAATTTAGGAAGAAATTTTAAAAGTATTTATGATTTTACTTCAAACGTTGATACAAGAATTGTAAATAAAAGAGCCTTAGAAGGATTGGTATTAGCCGGAGCTTTTGATTCGGTCAAAGGAGATAGAGCGAAAAACTTTTCATCAATTGAAAGTGCATTATCATTTGGAAGTAAAGTTCAATCGACAAAAGAAACACAAAAAGACAGCTTGTTTGGTGATGTTGAAGAAATAACTTTTTCTGAACCCGAACTGCCGGAAGTTGATTCATGGGATCAAAAATTTGCGCTTGCAAAAGAAAGAGAAGCACTTGGATTTTATCTTTCCGATCATCCATTAAGAAAATATGAAGCAGAATATAATTCATTTTCTACAATCAAACTTGGCGATCCCGATACTTTTAATAATTTGGATTTTGTAAGAGCTTGCGGAGTTGTAACATCAATTAGAACAAGAATGGATAAATCCGGTAAGAACATGGCATTCTTTACCCTTGATGATTTTACAGGATCTTGCGAATGTATAATGTTTGGAAAAATTTATAGTGAAATTGGAAGTTTAATAGTTCCAGAATCCACAATAATGGTAATAGGAAAATTGGAAAGTAGCGGCGATGCGGTTAAACTTCATGCTGAAGATGCAATTTCATTAGATAAAGTTGCACAAAAATTTACAAAAAGTTTGGGAATTCTTTTCGACTCAGAGAAACACAATCCGGAAACAGTAAAAAAAGTAAAATCAGTTTTTGATAAAAACGAAGGAAATATTCCGGTTATTGTTTATGTGAAAATTAATGGATCATCAAAAAGGTTTATAATAAATAACAAAATTTCGATCTCAGAAAATTTATTAAATAATTTGCATAATCTTTTAGGCGATGATGCAATTGCATTTCAGACAATGTAA